A single window of Synechococcus sp. CBW1004 DNA harbors:
- a CDS encoding TA system VapC family ribonuclease toxin produces the protein MPACLLDVNVWLAAAFPAHPAHARSQQVLLDATPGTPALFCRATQHSFLRLVSTPAIFNAYRSAPITNRDALSALAAFAALPQVDLIEEPPGLEDLWWSLAALEEAAPKRWMDAYLAAFAIRGSLRMISLDGDFRQFLAAGLDLVLLSVDASEGG, from the coding sequence GTGCCGGCCTGTCTGCTTGATGTGAATGTCTGGCTGGCTGCAGCATTCCCAGCCCATCCAGCCCACGCCAGGTCCCAGCAGGTGCTGCTGGACGCCACACCTGGCACTCCTGCCCTGTTCTGCCGTGCCACCCAGCACAGTTTTCTGCGGCTGGTCTCCACTCCGGCGATCTTCAACGCGTATCGGTCGGCTCCCATCACCAATCGGGATGCCTTGAGTGCTCTCGCCGCCTTTGCGGCCTTGCCTCAGGTCGACCTGATCGAAGAGCCTCCCGGATTGGAGGACCTTTGGTGGAGCCTGGCGGCGCTGGAGGAGGCGGCACCCAAGCGTTGGATGGACGCATACCTGGCTGCCTTCGCGATCAGAGGCTCGCTGCGGATGATCAGTCTCGATGGTGACTTTCGGCAGTTCCTCGCGGCGGGACTGGATCTGGTTCTTCTCTCGGTGGATGCCAGTGAGGGTGGTTGA
- a CDS encoding radical SAM protein, whose protein sequence is MIDPAALPPDARFRLPVVETFHSLQGEGLHAGRSAFFLRLGGCAVGCPWCDTKHSWSADAHPQRSLAELTGEARAAAAAGAAFAVVTGGEPLEHDLGPLCAALDPAATGLPLHLETSGAAPLQLSGRFAWITLSPKRHRPPSPELLDACDELKVVVHEPADLAFAEAMAAEAVAARLAMSSASAIDGGIPGDGCESAGVSAMQVPAGPALLLQPGWNCRRGQELAIEFVRSHPAWRLSLQSHKWLGVR, encoded by the coding sequence ATGATTGACCCAGCGGCCTTGCCTCCAGACGCCCGGTTCAGGCTGCCGGTGGTGGAGACCTTCCATTCGCTGCAGGGGGAGGGCCTGCATGCCGGCCGCAGCGCCTTCTTCCTGCGGCTGGGCGGCTGCGCCGTGGGCTGTCCCTGGTGCGACACCAAACACTCCTGGTCGGCGGACGCCCACCCCCAGCGCAGCCTGGCGGAGCTGACCGGTGAGGCCAGGGCCGCTGCTGCCGCCGGGGCCGCCTTCGCTGTGGTCACCGGGGGTGAGCCGCTGGAGCACGATCTCGGGCCCCTGTGTGCGGCCCTGGATCCGGCCGCCACGGGCCTGCCGCTGCACCTGGAGACCAGCGGCGCCGCCCCGCTGCAGCTGAGCGGCCGCTTCGCCTGGATCACCCTCTCGCCCAAGCGTCACCGGCCGCCGAGCCCGGAGCTGTTGGACGCCTGCGATGAGCTCAAGGTGGTGGTGCACGAGCCCGCCGACCTGGCGTTCGCCGAGGCGATGGCGGCTGAGGCGGTTGCGGCCCGGTTGGCCATGTCTTCCGCCTCTGCCATCGACGGGGGAATCCCTGGAGATGGCTGCGAATCCGCTGGGGTCTCGGCCATGCAAGTTCCTGCGGGTCCGGCCCTGCTGCTGCAGCCCGGCTGGAACTGCCGCCGCGGTCAGGAGTTGGCGATCGAATTCGTGCGAAGCCACCCCGCCTGGCGCCTCAGCCTGCAGAGCCACAAGTGGCTGGGGGTGCGCTGA
- a CDS encoding ecotin family protein — protein MPSLLRPPAAARRLALPLLLLGAVASAAAQAIPRLDLKPYPQPAAGETRWVIQLPGVLPPTSDARLSPNPADWRVELIVGKEMTVDCNGPRLNGRIRSETLKGWGTKVYRVSEVGPGPSTRMACPPDRGPRQAFVSIASKPFVVPYNVSLPIVVYAPKDVQVRWRLWKAERQQRDAQRL, from the coding sequence ATGCCTTCTCTCCTGCGCCCCCCTGCAGCTGCCCGCCGCCTGGCGCTGCCGCTGCTGCTCCTGGGGGCCGTGGCCAGCGCAGCCGCCCAGGCGATCCCGCGACTCGATCTCAAGCCCTATCCCCAGCCGGCGGCGGGAGAGACGCGCTGGGTGATCCAGCTGCCCGGCGTGCTGCCGCCCACCAGCGATGCGCGCCTCTCGCCCAACCCGGCCGACTGGCGCGTGGAGCTGATCGTCGGCAAGGAGATGACGGTGGACTGCAACGGCCCCAGGCTCAACGGCCGCATCCGCAGCGAGACGCTCAAGGGCTGGGGAACCAAGGTCTACCGGGTGAGTGAGGTGGGTCCTGGCCCCAGCACCCGCATGGCCTGCCCGCCGGACCGCGGCCCCCGCCAGGCGTTCGTGAGCATCGCCAGCAAGCCCTTCGTGGTGCCATACAACGTCAGCCTGCCGATCGTGGTCTACGCGCCCAAGGACGTGCAGGTGCGCTGGCGCCTCTGGAAGGCGGAGCGGCAGCAGCGCGACGCCCAGCGGCTGTGA
- a CDS encoding nucleotidyltransferase substrate binding protein → MNQPLPDVRWRQRFANFRRALQQLESFVDPPPRNEREQQGLIKAFEYCYELGWNSLRDLLLDRGATDLIGSRDTLRQAFRTGLIEDGEGWMRMIQDRNLTSHTYNRSQAEEIAARIAARYLPCFQALRLRLMAMEAQEE, encoded by the coding sequence GTGAACCAGCCCCTCCCGGATGTGCGCTGGCGGCAGCGGTTCGCCAACTTCCGCAGGGCCCTGCAGCAGCTGGAATCCTTCGTTGATCCGCCGCCCCGCAACGAACGGGAACAGCAGGGCCTGATCAAGGCCTTCGAGTACTGCTACGAGCTGGGCTGGAACAGCCTCCGCGATCTGCTGCTCGATCGCGGCGCCACCGATCTGATCGGATCGCGCGACACGCTACGACAGGCGTTCCGCACTGGCCTCATCGAAGACGGAGAGGGCTGGATGCGGATGATCCAGGACCGCAATCTCACGAGTCATACGTACAACCGCAGCCAGGCCGAGGAGATCGCCGCGCGCATCGCAGCGCGCTACCTGCCCTGCTTTCAGGCGCTGCGCCTGCGGCTGATGGCGATGGAGGCCCAGGAGGAGTAG
- a CDS encoding anthranilate synthase component I family protein, translated as MSALIRRDLPWWEPTALARALAARFGAEGLVLLDGDGGPLGQRAVLGVDPLETVCCRGLPGDPGATDPFEALRAMGERGGPWLGWLAYEAAAWLEPSVPWRDPEMASLWAVHHDPLIHFDRADRLCWLEGRDPQRLEALAAVIAALPVPGRGDPAAPGSEPHEAAEPGAAAERGAAFPVNAAGVMPPGAGRDGAAAAPGKAASLLGEDRGAAGFARLRDEIGAAAARPVSRASPPPIPLEAWQWHTSSDTYAAQVGALLERIAAGDLFQANLTACCETWLEAPPDPLALWERLSRACPAPFAGVAIGSGGAAGDAVISASPERFLQLSPGGLVETRPIKGTRPRSAEAERDAAAAADLVCDPKDRAENVMIVDLLRNDLGRVCEPGSITVPQLVGLESYARVHHLTSVVTGQLRPDRDLVDLLRACWPGGSISGAPKLRACTRLHGLEPVPRGPYCGSLFHWDARGGFDSSILIRSVMARGRRLRVHAGGGIVADSDPASEAEEMGWKIGPLLEALSG; from the coding sequence GTGAGTGCTCTGATCCGGCGGGATCTGCCCTGGTGGGAGCCCACCGCCCTGGCCCGGGCGTTGGCGGCGCGCTTCGGGGCCGAGGGCCTGGTGCTGCTCGACGGCGATGGCGGCCCCCTGGGGCAGCGGGCCGTGCTGGGGGTGGATCCACTCGAGACCGTCTGCTGCCGCGGCCTGCCCGGGGATCCAGGTGCCACCGATCCGTTCGAGGCCCTGCGCGCCATGGGTGAGCGGGGCGGGCCCTGGCTGGGGTGGCTGGCCTACGAGGCAGCGGCCTGGCTGGAGCCGAGCGTGCCCTGGCGCGATCCGGAGATGGCCAGCCTCTGGGCGGTGCATCACGATCCGCTGATCCACTTCGATCGGGCCGATCGCCTCTGCTGGCTCGAGGGCCGCGATCCGCAGCGGCTGGAGGCGCTGGCGGCGGTGATCGCGGCCCTGCCGGTGCCCGGGCGCGGAGATCCCGCAGCCCCTGGCAGCGAGCCGCACGAGGCGGCTGAGCCCGGCGCCGCGGCGGAACGCGGTGCTGCCTTTCCGGTCAACGCCGCTGGCGTCATGCCGCCCGGTGCCGGCCGGGATGGGGCTGCTGCCGCTCCGGGCAAGGCTGCGAGCCTCCTTGGCGAGGACCGCGGTGCGGCTGGATTCGCCCGGCTTCGGGACGAGATCGGCGCGGCCGCCGCGCGGCCCGTGTCCCGCGCATCGCCGCCGCCGATTCCGCTCGAGGCCTGGCAGTGGCACACCAGCTCCGATACCTACGCCGCCCAGGTGGGTGCGCTGCTGGAGCGCATCGCGGCGGGGGATCTGTTCCAGGCCAACCTCACGGCCTGCTGCGAGACCTGGCTGGAGGCCCCTCCCGATCCTCTGGCCCTGTGGGAGCGCCTCAGCCGTGCCTGCCCGGCGCCCTTCGCCGGTGTGGCGATCGGCTCGGGCGGGGCTGCGGGAGACGCGGTGATCTCCGCCTCACCGGAGCGATTTCTGCAGCTCAGCCCCGGAGGCCTGGTGGAGACGCGGCCGATCAAGGGCACCCGCCCGCGCAGCGCCGAGGCGGAGCGCGATGCCGCCGCCGCCGCCGATCTGGTCTGCGATCCCAAGGACCGGGCCGAGAACGTGATGATCGTCGACCTGCTGCGCAACGACCTGGGGCGGGTGTGTGAGCCGGGCTCGATCACGGTGCCGCAGCTGGTGGGCCTGGAGAGCTACGCCCGGGTGCATCACCTCACCTCGGTGGTCACCGGTCAGCTCAGGCCGGATCGCGATCTGGTGGATCTGCTGCGCGCCTGCTGGCCGGGCGGCTCGATCAGCGGCGCTCCCAAGCTGCGCGCCTGCACCCGCCTGCATGGCCTTGAGCCGGTGCCGCGCGGGCCCTACTGCGGCTCGCTGTTCCACTGGGATGCCCGCGGCGGCTTCGACAGCAGCATCCTCATCCGCAGCGTCATGGCCCGGGGCCGTCGCCTGCGCGTGCATGCGGGAGGCGGCATCGTCGCCGACTCCGACCCCGCCTCCGAGGCCGAGGAGATGGGCTGGAAGATCGGGCCGCTGCTGGAGGCCTTGAGCGGCTGA
- a CDS encoding nucleotidyltransferase family protein, which translates to MESSAPCPGHERETRSADRRPSRSSAPLEAIPGLPAEASRRLLKVLAAEPAVRQVWLYGSRAMGRQRHGSDIDLTLVGKELTGESLLRLMESIDDLLLPWSVDLSLHAQLDAEVRTHVERVGRRLVLPDR; encoded by the coding sequence ATGGAGTCGAGCGCCCCGTGTCCTGGCCACGAACGGGAAACCCGGTCGGCGGATCGCCGCCCATCCCGGAGCTCGGCTCCGCTGGAGGCCATTCCCGGCCTGCCGGCAGAGGCCTCCCGGCGGCTGCTGAAGGTGCTGGCGGCCGAGCCAGCGGTGCGGCAGGTGTGGCTCTACGGCTCAAGGGCCATGGGCCGCCAGCGCCACGGGTCCGACATCGACCTCACCCTCGTTGGCAAGGAGCTGACCGGGGAGAGTCTGCTGCGGCTGATGGAGAGCATCGACGACCTGTTGCTGCCCTGGAGCGTTGACCTGTCGCTGCACGCCCAGCTCGATGCCGAGGTGCGGACCCACGTGGAGCGCGTCGGGCGACGCCTGGTGCTGCCCGATCGCTGA